The Chitinimonas arctica region TCGATGTGCTGGCCAACCGGCTTGAAGAGCGCTACCGCAAGATGTTCGTGTTGATCGCCCTGGGCGCGGGCGTCTTGTTCACCTGCATCGTGGCCACCCTGGGTGCGACCTTCGTCTGGGAAATCGCCCATACCGACCAGACCTCGTCCGACCTGGAAGTGCCGATGTGGCTGGTTTACCTGGCGGTGCCTTGTGGCTCCTACCTGATGTGTTTCCGCTTTCTGCAGGTGGGCTGGCAATTCTGGCGTACCGGCGAGCTGCCGCACCATGATCATGGCCATGTCGATGGCCTGGAAGAAGAAGGAGTGCCGGCATGAGCACCGTAAGCATCCCTCAAGGCAAGCCCTTGTCGATCAAATGGCCCATCGGTATCGCGGCGGTACTGGTGGCGGCCAGCTTGCTGCTGGGCAAGCAGGCGTTGATTTTCTGTCTCCTGATAGGCTTGATGCTGACGGGCATGCCCATCTCCATCGCCCTGGGCCTGACGGTTTTGACCTTCCTGTTCACCATGACCCAGGTGCCGATCGAATCGGTGGCGCTGAAGCTGTTCACCGGCATCGAGAAGTTCGAGATCATGGCGATCCCGTTCTTTATCCTGGCCGGTAACTTCCTTACCCATGGCGGGGTGGCGCGCCGCATGATTGCCTTTGCCACCGCCATGGTGGGGCATTGGCATGGCGGACTGGGCCTGGCGGGCGTGATGGCCTGCGCCTTGTTCGCAGCGGTTTCGGGCTCCAGCCCGGCCACCGTGGTGGCGATCGGCTCGATCATCCTGCCGGCCATGGTCAAGCAGGGCTTCCCCAAGCAGTTCGGCGCGGGAGTGATCACCACCTCGGGCGCATTGGGCATCCTGATCCCGCCATCCATCGTGATGGTGATGTACTCGGTAGCCACCAATACCTCGGTCGGCGCCCTGTTCATGGCCGGTGTGATACCGGGCCTGATGCTGGCGGTATTGCTGGGCCTGGTCGCCTGGTGGCGCGCCCGCAAGCATAACTACCCCCGTATGCCCAAGGCCACCTGGCTGGAGCGCTGGACGGCATTTCGCCGTGCCGCCTGGGGCCTGCTGCTGATCGTGGTGGTGATGGGCGGTATCTATACCGGCCTGTTCACGCCCACCGAAGCGGCTGCCATGAGCGCGGTGTACGCTTTTGTCGTGGCGGTATTCGTCTACCGCGATATGCGCCTGTCCGATGTGCCGCGCGTACTGGTCGGCTCGGCCAGCATGAGCGCCATGCTGCTGTACATCATCACCAATGCGGTGCTGTTCTCCTTCCTGATCACCCACGAGAATATTCCGCAAGCCATGGCTGATTGGCTGTTGGGCATGGGTCTGGGACCGATAGCCTTCCTGCTGGCGGTCAATGTGCTGCTGTTGTTGGCCGGCAATGTGATGGAACCGTCCAGCATCGTGCTGATCTTCGCGCCTATCCTGTTCCCGGTGGCCATCAAGCTGGGCATCAACCCGGTCCACTTCGGCATCCTTATCGTGGTCAATATGGAGGTGGGCATGTGCCATCCGCCGGTGGGGCTGAATCTCTATGTCGCTTCCGGCATTACCCGCATGGGAATCACGGAGCTGACGGTGGCGGTCTGGCCGTGGCTGCTCGCCATGCTGGGCTTCCTGGGCTTGATTACCTATGTGCCGGTGATCTCGACCTGGCTGCCGACGTACCTGGGCATGATGTAGGGCATGAAAAGCGCTGGGACAGGCCCGTCCTGCCCAGCGCTTTTGCTTGCCTAGTTGCCCAGGCGGTGACGGATTGCCCTATTTTGGGGAGCCACCGCAAGCCGGCCTGCCTGGGCGGCATTATGGTGTTTTTCGCGGAGCGATTCGAGGATGGGCCGGACTTGGAGGTAGGTATCGCTGCTGCCGTGGAACTCATGCATCTCGCAATCGTTGCCGCTGTAGTAGGCCTGCTTGTATAGACGCCGCGCGGTTTGATACTCCCCTGCGGCGGCTGATTTGCTGGCCAGCCGCATCAATATCGGGGCATAGGCTTTGCCGAGCGGGACCGAGCGGGCGAGGATTTCGTTGATCTGGGCGGCATCCTCGCAGTCGAAGAGATCCATTTGCTTGTCGAGACGGCAGCGGGTGAAAAATCCATACAGCGCCTCGGCATCATCATCGTCGGCCTGTTCCTGCTTCATGCTCAAGGCGCCCTTCAGCAGGTGCAGGACGCTGATCGCGCCACCCGGGCCGATGTCGTTATTGCGCAAATCCAGGAATGTCAGGCCCACGGTGAGTTTGTTGAACGCCGGCAGCATCGGGACGCCTGGGAGGCCACGCTCGAAGATAAGTTCGCAAAGTTTGATGAATGCGGGCAGGCTGTGGGTCTTTTGGCCATTTATCAAGGCCGCGCGGAACAAGGCCTCGACACCGGCGTCGCCGATCCCGTTCTTGCCCAGGTCCAGCTTGTTCAGGGTGAGATTGGCTTCGGTAATCAGCCTTGGTTCTTTTGGGGATGTATCGTATTCCCCCTCCAGCAGCCTGGCCAAACTCATTGCGCCGTCGCAGCCGATGCCGCATCGGCTCAGATTCAGCTCGTTAAGCGCGGACACACCGCCGTCCGGCTGGGGGGCGAGGGCAGCGGCCAATGCACGTGCGCCATCGTCGCCCAGCTTGTTTCCCTCCAGGCTAAGCGTCTCGAGCGTGCGGTTTTCCACCAGGAGCCGGGCAAGCCTTGCCATTTCCACGGGGCCAATCCCACATTGCCGCAAGGTCAGGCTGGTCAGGCCCTTATTGTGAAAGAATATTTCGGCCAGGCATTCCATGGCGTTGCAAGGCAGCGGGACGTCTACTTTCTCATCGGTACCGGGCTTGGCGCCATCCAGCAGCAGTGTGTCGAGCTGGGTATTGTTCACCAGTGCGTGGGTAAGCTCACGCCAGCCATCGTCGGCTATCGTGCATGCGGTGAGCGACAGCGTACGCAGGCCGTTATAGGCGCGCAGCAGCGTGGCCAAGGCGCGGGCGCCGTTCGTACCGATGTTCATATCAACCATGCAGAGGGTATCCAGCTTGCTTCTGCTGCCTTCCCGGCTGATGGCTTCGGCCAGCCCCCGCAATACCTCGTCGCCGTACTGCGCGCCATACAGGCTGAGTTTGGTCAGGTGGCCGTGATTCGCCACGGCGTTGCCCAGCACCTGGGCGTCGCAGTCCTCGATCATCCGGCCACCCTGGGTGCTGAACAGCTCGCAATGGTTCTGGCAGGCGCTGTTTTCCCGCAGGCGGCGGATGACATGATGCAGCTCGGGGTCCACCACGCGGCTGGATCGGTCGTTGAAGAGCGAAAAATTGGGAAAACTGAAATTTATGGCTCTCGGCATGTTCCATCTCCTCGGGACTCGAATGGCAATCCGGTATCGGGAAAAACCGGATCTGCCGCGCAGCATTGAATGGACGGCAGACCTATCGATCAAGATGCATCCGTCGGCGGGGCCCTTCGGTAAACCGGTACGCCATT contains the following coding sequences:
- a CDS encoding TRAP transporter large permease produces the protein MSTVSIPQGKPLSIKWPIGIAAVLVAASLLLGKQALIFCLLIGLMLTGMPISIALGLTVLTFLFTMTQVPIESVALKLFTGIEKFEIMAIPFFILAGNFLTHGGVARRMIAFATAMVGHWHGGLGLAGVMACALFAAVSGSSPATVVAIGSIILPAMVKQGFPKQFGAGVITTSGALGILIPPSIVMVMYSVATNTSVGALFMAGVIPGLMLAVLLGLVAWWRARKHNYPRMPKATWLERWTAFRRAAWGLLLIVVVMGGIYTGLFTPTEAAAMSAVYAFVVAVFVYRDMRLSDVPRVLVGSASMSAMLLYIITNAVLFSFLITHENIPQAMADWLLGMGLGPIAFLLAVNVLLLLAGNVMEPSSIVLIFAPILFPVAIKLGINPVHFGILIVVNMEVGMCHPPVGLNLYVASGITRMGITELTVAVWPWLLAMLGFLGLITYVPVISTWLPTYLGMM
- a CDS encoding TRAP transporter small permease, which encodes MKYLNHLEEWFIATLMAAATLIIFVAVLHRYFSGFSIPHVQDWLLSLNLSWAQELCIYLFVWMAKFGAAYGVRTGIHVGVDVLANRLEERYRKMFVLIALGAGVLFTCIVATLGATFVWEIAHTDQTSSDLEVPMWLVYLAVPCGSYLMCFRFLQVGWQFWRTGELPHHDHGHVDGLEEEGVPA